The nucleotide window AGATACTATGTTACATTTGGGGCAAGTTCAACTGTCGGTCCTGGTGATGGTCATGCAGACTGTACTTAAGTAATGTAAACTAGTGTTGGGAATAGACATGCACATTGGGCATGAATAActtgggtatccgacgatgataAATGGGCAGTAGTTATAATTTCACCCGCCAATCATCATGAATATTTTAtcctttcctgttacatgtacttcacCTAATAATGATATCATATTTCAGCATCTATTGTAGATGTAGATGACTAAAGGCATTGGTCAAGTGATCTTGTTACAAACTTGCACaacttgatatctatattttaggacatgttaaaaaataatccattatttcatagtttgcaaACTAAGAAATAATGGATTATTTTTTAACATCCcctaaaatatagatatcaagttGTGCAATTCTCCATGGAGAattaaattcaatatatatataatatatactgtTATCAAGCATtgcaaaaatgttttcaataattatGACAATAGTCATCTCGTCTTTCATATGAAATCAGTTAATATTATTTGGCAAATACATCAAAGTAAAGGTTCCCAATCTTTCACTTAAATCAGACTGCattctttgaaatataaaatgtaccCCAATGTGAGCAACTGAAATTGCCAAATATCACATCtgataaatgtaaaatgtattgCAATGCTTGCTTAACAATTATGATAAACTGACAAAGTAGATCTGGATAAGagtatgaaaattgttttaattactcatgttaatataaaaataattgattgtATCATCTTATGATCACAAAGTGAGATGAAGGAATCTTCCAAATAAATATAAgttgaatatataggaaataatgatgtttgaaataaaaacaacttaTAAGATGATacaaaatctctctctctctctctgcaatCAAtatctcttctctctctctctctctctctctctctctctctctctctctctctctcagcaaTCAATATCTTCTTCTCTGGTACAACTGTTTTACTCTTCTATTTCACTGCCTTCACTGGAACTCTCAGACTCATCAACCAAAGTGGCATCTTCCAGAAACTCCCCCCAATCACGCACACCTATTCGCCCCGCTGGTTGGTGCCGTGCATACCCCACATACCATAGAATGGCTGCAATGTGTGCACACATGCCAACAACACGAGCACCAGCCTTACACTTACAATACCATGCAATTATTGCACCCTCTGCATACTTTATCCACAGAAGGTAGGACCTGGATGACACATGACGACTCTGCATTCTGATTCGTACTAGACCTGGCTCCTCCTTGTGGACATGAATGGCACAATCTCCTTCAATATGTTCCTGGGCATAGCTTGGGGATAATTTCAGCTGGTACGTGCCACATGTCAGAGACCTCAGTTGCTCTTCATCCAGGTTTGGAAAGTCAGTGATATCATCCATTTCCTCCCAACAAGCTGATCGTCTTTCCAATTTGTTTTCTTCAACATGCTGCCGAAGGGTGTTGATTTGCTTTGATAAGTGAATCATTTTTGTACCAAGGATCTGGTCATCTTCAGCAttaccattagaaatacttttcaAGTACCTATAATGATAAATCAAGCATAACCTGAATATAAACATTCTGGGTTTTTTAAGTATCAATATACTTAGTGTATCTAATTACTTAGGTCATGGtattatgatttcattttaatttcatctcTTTACAGGATTTCATTGTGAGATGCATGTTTATTTGCAAGTTATTGGAATTGATTATAATATACCTGTTACTGATGGCACAAACAATCCTAACAAAATCTCCAATGTACGGAACCTGGCTCGTTGGCAGGATTTTCCCAAGGTAACGCCATTGCTTTATCCTACCATTCGCTGACTCAACCACCCATCTTATCtgtgattttaaaatatgtttacataaatatattatgaagatatatttttctgtaaCTAAGTTCTTTGCATTGCAAAATAAACCtaaaattcacatgaaaaatAAGACTTACCTTTGTCACTAATCGACTAATATTTGCACTTTCAGTTGACATCTGCCTGTCTCCATGAGCCATAAAGGATGGCATCTGTGCCTTGATACCTAGTTCCTCCAAGTAATCCAAGGAGTCTCTGAAACCACGGTCCACCACAAATACATCATCCTCGCAAACCCATCCCTGTATGTCATcgatatttcttttcaaaatgtgGTTGAGTATGGAGGCATCATTGTTTTTTGCAATATAAGGGCCTAATACAGAAACAAAGTAGCCTGTCGATGACACAATGACCATAGGTTTCACAAGTGGCCTGCCTTTGTGGAGACTGTAGGATTGACGTTGAAATCTAAAATTACCACTTTTGTTGATGTAGATGTACGTTCCATCCAATATAAGTATGGCTTGCTGAGTTGTGTCATCACCAAAAAGTGTCTGGGCAAGGGGTCGCGTATGCTTATTGATTATCTCCTCTCGCGTTATGTGACCAAATCCAAGGTTTTCTGTGACAAAACCTCCAGTCATCAATATATTGCGGACAGCTCGCACACTTCTTTGTATACTGGATTTGGAAATATTAAACAATGTGGACAAAATCTTGTTTGACTCCCCTCCTCTCAATTTTAGCAAAAAGATTGCAAGGCTGGTTCTGGTAGTTCTAGCAGGAGTTATTTTGATTTTCCCCTCGATAAACAGCATCATGTCATTGAAAGAAGCTTTTGATATCCCCAGGAGATCTACATATTCAGTGTCTGTAAGATTTTCACTGTCAAAATCTAGCCTTGCTTTCTCACTTCGTATAATCTCAGTTCTTAAGAACTTGATCAGCTCAGTTATTGAAGTTTTATTGAACTTTGTTGTTCTCGCTGTTGGGTTCAAACTTTCAATGTCTCTCTGCAGGTGTTTTGGGCAGCAACGAGCTCCAGCAGGAATTATGACTTCTTTGGTGATAAAGATTCGATGACGAAATCCCACTGGAACCACAACTAGCTTTGGTCCTGGCCTTTTGCAGATGCAACATGCAGCATGTCCTCTTGATGTGCAAGGAAAAGGAAGAGTTACTGATGGTGGACTGAACTGAGGTGTTAAAGTTGTAGATGATGTTGATGGTGCGGATTCACCTTGACAATCTGTCGTGCTCGCCATGCTATGACCTTTGCGTTTTATGTGACGTGCACACATGCACCTACATCTGTTGCATAAGAAGTCATCGTCACCTGGTGTTCTCCCAGATAGTTTGGAGATAACGACTCTGTATTTTCTTGCAATGCTGTATCTGTCTTTCTGTCGTACCACGCGTGGACAATTACAACAGTTGTAAGATTTCTTACCAGGCATCTGAAATGTCAAATAAAATCTgtttcattttacatattttttctctATGTTACTTtacaggagggggggggggttgtttccacaccccccccccctttttcttATAGCAAGTATGACctataaaagtaaaaaagttAAAAACCCTCAAAATCCTAGAGCTTTGGAAGGCTTTGCCCACTGAActcccaccagggctttgcttTAAACTAACTAAAGGCCTTAATGATTAatgttaattgaattaattgttCAAACTACCCTTTTCCATcaattagatttaaaaatatatccacCTACTCAGGAAAGAGAtgtttcatatatttaatttgttcTTGAAAATTATTGATTAATATTCTGTCCATATTTCCTTTCAGGTACTcaaatgcatgcattaattatttgcatttttgtaattttctttgaaattataattatagttaccaaagaaaaaaaaacaagaagaCAAAACTGcagattttttgttttacatgttacaacacactatataattatacagtatcatattgcacaattattttgttaaatacatttttttcagcAGGGGGATCTGTCCGTGTGATTCATACAGATTTATCGCCCTTTATGGTGATTACATAGTCTTTCAATAAAGATTATTTTACATAGTTgtcatgtaatatttttttttaatgtacaagatTTTATTATAAACCTTTTTATACACCAAAAGTTGATTTTAGTCAATGTGTTATACATGCGGatatataaaatttgattttacattttactaACTCGTAACGATAAATTCATGTGAAGTATATTAACAAATTGCGTCATAGATTAGAAGCCGCGGCAGAAGttataaagaaatttaaaaaaaaattgagcatGACATATTTTGGAAGTTTGTAACTCAGAGTAGTGTAGTATTAAAGTGACAGTAATGTACAACAACCTTCTCGGAATGTATTACATTCGACATGCTGCATAATGTCGCTGATTTTGGTTAGGGAGATcgtatatataggcctatattttaaGATAGTAAATTCAATAGGAACGCAGTGCATTTAATGATGTAATCATTCTAAATTAGAAAAGTTATATTTATTCTTAGCGATATGATAGGCTCTGTATATTACTTCTACTAACAAATGTAAGGCTAATACATAGATGTgggaaaaatatttatcaacttAACCCAGAATATTAAATGAACTATAAACATCTCCTTCACATGACAGTGTAAATGTAAGACATTTTGAATAGTCTCATTATTTAGTATAATCTATCAATGAACTTACCTTGAAAGTGGATTGCGGATTGCACCGTGTTAATCAGTTGCTGTGAAATGCATCGCTGTTTCTATAGACGCGACGACGCCGATGACCAGATGACAGTTTTAGCGCTTACCGATAATtcttaattaatttaatttcgaTATAGCGGGTTCCTGacggcattttttttttcactcaaaactattttcaaatgtttgaattttcATATTCTAATTTAATATTTTGCCGTCGATAACCCgatattaaataaatttgaccTCAAGGTTGACTAAATCGGCGATTTTCCCGGAAATATATAGTCTTTTGTTGATTTTAGCACTTAGTGTAATATTACCAGCATCCGGTCATGTTTAAGCCCCCCATCGTTGAATGGTATCTGTCCTATACAGAAGAAATAAACACTCAGATTTATTACAAATCAgtgtttattttttccacattcGCTAGGCCATAAACAGCCAATGCCGGGTCGAATCCTTTGGGTCCAaatttggttggttggttgtatatttaaCTTCCCGCTCGATGATTTATACAAGTGTACGAAACATTAAAATATGCGgatttaaatgaaaaagaacTGGTCAGAATTTACAAAGCACTAGTGAGACCAGTCTGCGAGAATGTGTGCCCGGTGTGGTCAACTCACCTGCCAAAACATTTAATTGACAATATTAATCCAATTCAAAAGAGggctataaaaataattaaacctTTATTTCCATATGCTGCATATGGACATAATGCCATTAATATGCCATTAAATCTAGAACTTGTTGAGGAAAGACGTGAAAATCTCTGCCTGTCATTGTTCAGGAAGTTGGAAAATCTCTCAAATCAATCACATTGCCTTTAGCAGCATCCAATGGTGATAGATATAATCTTGATAGAAATTGCCTCCACCGCTGTAACGTGGGGAAAGCAAGTTTATCTCTAATCAAACAAAAACACAACCTGAATACcaaaatttattatcaaaagaaagaaaaagagaacaataattatCTCACCTCACTGTCACATTTACCAGTAACCTAACAGCATAAGCAACAGTCATAATGCCAAGGAGTTCACTCAGGTATCCcaatttatttcaagttcaagtctacaccctgtatttcctacagctaaacttctactattgcatccaaacttttcaattataaacaaactttgcagtgcctagatatagaccatcttatacgtaattcACCAACGttttcttgttcttcatcttctttcaactatagtccagcttgacatgtcattactggtgatgttaatatagttgaaaatgaggacctcaaatcacttatctTAAAAGGTCCTAAACACAGAGAACCCCGGTCTTTTAATTGGTgatagaacttcatctctattatgaattatgtcgaggattatgccagacgacGGGCTAAATATCAAAAAGAAgaatttgatacattgtcagaaagCGTTAAAACATAAGAGGATTATTAAAATCCTCTcttcctgtggccttcaattcgacatttcgatatattgatGACATTTTGTCTGTTAACAATAATACCTTTCATTCAtctgtcgatttgatatatccctgtgagctcgaaataaaggacaccacagattcgtccacttctgcttcacacttagatattttattgaaagtagacattaacggcaaactgacaactcgactgtatgacaaacgggatgatttcagcttctctttcgtcaacttcacatatttatgtagcaatattccattatcatctgcatatggtgtttatatctctcaacttattcgatatccaagagcttgttctgcgtatagtcagtttttaaatcgaggtaagctactgacaaacaagttgatggtacagggatttcaacagtctcgatttaagacagcatttcgcaaattctatggtcgttataacgatctagttcgtcaatacaacctatcattgggtcaaatgctgtctgacgtgtttcataccaattgttaagccgttcctgacacactgattttgtccaggggtccgtgtttgcccaactatctattttgtattgcttgtaggagttatgagatagatcactgttcgttaaaaCGAAAGTATGTACCATCTATCCATCTGTGTTTAGTAagccagaagtgataaaagaattaaataggttacatgagggaTATGTTTTgtttccagctgacaaagcttgtaacaacattgtctttgtttgtaaggctcattattacaactgtattgtaaacaaacttggcattaattccacttttaaTAATCGTATTTTTGGTGATCGTGCATATACTCCAACTggcctttcaaaagatgaaattattcaaaaccatgcttcagttttggACACATTTAACATCCCAGTCAAtaggtcgaatgaatatgagttaccgtacctatactggattcctaaactacataaaaatccttacaaacaaagatgcattgctggatccagtaagtgctctaccaagcccctatctttgctcctcacgaaaatattaacagctgtgaagaaaaaatttcaaacttactgtgcgactacaaaTGCCAGAAAtagtgttaatcaaatgtggattctaaaaaattctaaagaacttttagtagaCTTGAAATTGCAAaccttttcccaaatcaataacatcaaaatctATGACTTCATacacgtgagaagaaaaaatctcttgctcgAAAAACACCACAGTTACACCCCAAtcggcctccgtggccgagtggttagagcattgcgctcaaaatcacacggcctctcacctctgtcggtgcgggatcgaatcccgctcgcgccgttaaatgagaaagtttcccagtttactttcggaaggtcggtggtctcttcccaggtacatatgtacattgtatctgggttctctcttccaccaataaaaactgggcgccaccatataactgaataattgttgagtgtgacggaaaacatcaaacaatcaatcaatcaatcttgctGTGG belongs to Ostrea edulis chromosome 7, xbOstEdul1.1, whole genome shotgun sequence and includes:
- the LOC125645729 gene encoding uncharacterized protein LOC125645729; amino-acid sequence: MPGKKSYNCCNCPRVVRQKDRYSIARKYRVVISKLSGRTPGDDDFLCNRCRCMCARHIKRKGHSMASTTDCQGESAPSTSSTTLTPQFSPPSVTLPFPCTSRGHAACCICKRPGPKLVVVPVGFRHRIFITKEVIIPAGARCCPKHLQRDIESLNPTARTTKFNKTSITELIKFLRTEIIRSEKARLDFDSENLTDTEYVDLLGISKASFNDMMLFIEGKIKITPARTTRTSLAIFLLKLRGGESNKILSTLFNISKSSIQRSVRAVRNILMTGGFVTENLGFGHITREEIINKHTRPLAQTLFGDDTTQQAILILDGTYIYINKSGNFRFQRQSYSLHKGRPLVKPMVIVSSTGYFVSVLGPYIAKNNDASILNHILKRNIDDIQGWVCEDDVFVVDRGFRDSLDYLEELGIKAQMPSFMAHGDRQMSTESANISRLVTKIRWVVESANGRIKQWRYLGKILPTSQVPYIGDFVRIVCAISNRYIIINSNNLQINMHLTMKSYDQILGTKMIHLSKQINTLRQHVEENKLERRSACWEEMDDITDFPNLDEEQLRSLTCGTYQLKLSPSYAQEHIEGDCAIHVHKEEPGLVRIRMQSRHVSSRSYLLWIKYAEGAIIAWYCKCKAGARVVGMCAHIAAILWYVGYARHQPAGRIGVRDWGEFLEDATLVDESESSSEGSEIEE